A window of Microbispora hainanensis genomic DNA:
CACGTACGTGTCGAGCGGCACGCCGTACTGGAGGCCGATCGAGATCGCCACGGAGAAGGCGTCCATCACGCCCGCGAGGGTCGAGCCCTGCTTGGACATCTTGAGGAAGACCTCGCCGAGACCGTCGTCGGGGTAGGACGAGGCGGTCATGTAGCCCTTGGCGCCGCCCACCGTGAAGCGGGTGGTGGTGCTCGGCCGCTGGTTGGGCATCCGCCGCCTGGTCGGCCGCGCGACCTCCACGACCTGGACGACCGGCTCCTTGTCCGCCGCCTCTGCGGGGGCCTCCTCGGAGGTCTTCTTCGCGACCGACAGCGGCTGGCCGACCTTGCAGTTGTCGCGGTAGACGGCCAGGGCCTTGAGGCCGAGCTTCCAGCCCTCCAGGTAGACCTGCTCGATGTCGTCCACGGTGGCCGACTCGGGCAGGTTGACGGTCTTGGAGATGGCGCCGGACAGGAACGGCTGGACGGCCGCCATCATCCGGACGTGGCCCATCGGGGCGATGGCCCGCTCGCCCATCGCGCAGTCGAACACCTCGTAGTGCTCCGGCCGCAGGCCGGGGGCGTCCACGACGTGGCCGTGCTCGGCGATGTACTCGACGATGGCCTCGACCTGCTCCTCCGGGTAGCCGAGCCGGCGCAGCGCCCGCGGGATCGTCTGGTTGACGATCTGCATCGAGCCGCCGCCGACGAGCTTCTTGAACTTCACCAGCGCCAGGTCGGGCTCGATGCCGGTGGTGTCGCAGTCCATCATCAGGCCGATGGTGCCGGTCGGGGCGAGCAGCGACGCCTGGGCGTTGCGGTAGCCGTTCTTCTCGCCCAGCTTGAGGCACTCCTGCCACTGCCGGGTGGCCTCGGTGTGCAGGGCCTTGTCCATGTCGCCGAGCGTGCGCAGGTCGTCGTTGGCCGCGGCGTGCTTGCGCATGACCCGCTTGTGCGGCTCGGCGTTGCGCTGGTAGCCGTCGTACGGGCCGACGATCCCGGCGATCTCGGCCGAGCGGCGGTAGGACACGGCGGTCATCAGCGATGTGATCCCGGCCGCGATGGCCCGGCCGCCGTCGGAGTCGTACGCGTGCCCGGTCGCCATCAGCAGCGCGCCCAGGTTGGCGTAGCCGATGCCGAGCTGGCGGTACGCCCGGGTGGTCTCGGCGATCTTCTGCGTCGGGAAGTCGGCGAAGGTGATCGAGATGTCCATCGCGGTGATGATCAGCTCGGTGACCTTCACGAAGGTCGCGACGTCGAAGGAGTCGTCGTCGCGCAGGAACTTCAGCAGGTTGATCGACGCGAGGTTGCACGAGGAGTTGTCCAGGTGGACGTACTCCGAGCAGGGGTTGCTGGCCGTGATGCGCCCGGTCTCGGGGCAGGTGTGCCAGTCGTTGATCGTGTCGTCGTACTGCAGGCCGGGGTCGGCGCACTCCCAGGCGGCCTGGGCCATCTTGCGGAACAGCGACCGCGCCTCGACCTCTTCGATGACCTCGCCGGTCAGCCGGGCCCGCAGGCCGAACTTGTCGCCCGCCTCGACGGCCCGCATGAACTCGTCGGAGACCCGCACCGAGTTGTTGGCGTTCTGGTACTGCACGGACACGATGTCCTTGCCGCCGAGGTCCATGTCGAACCCGGCGTCGCGCAGCGCGCGGATCTTGTCCTCTTCGCGCGCCTTGGTCTCGATGAACTCCTCGATGTCGGGGTGGTCCACGTCGAGGACGACCATCTTGGCCGCCCGGCGGGTGGCGCCGCCCGACTTGATGGTGCCGGCGGAGGCGTCGGCGCCGCGCATGAAGGACACCGGGCCGCTGGCCGTGCCGCCGCTGGACAGCAGTTCCTTGGACGAGCGGATGCGGGAGAGGTTGACCCCGGAGCCGGAGCCGCCCTTGAAGATGACGCCCTCTTCCTTGTACCAGTCGAGGATCGACTCCATCGTGTCGTCCACGGCCAGGATGAAGCAGGCGCTCACCTGCTGGGGGGAGCGGGTGCCGACGTTGAACCACACCGGGGAGTTGAAGCTGAAGACCTGGTGGATCAGCGCGTGCTTGAGCTCGTGGTCGAAGATCTCCGCGTCCTCGTCGGAGGCGAAGTAGCCGTTCTCGACGCCGGTCCTGGTGTAGACGCCCACGACCCGGTCGACGAGCTGCTTGAGGCTCGACTCGCGCTGCGGGGTGCCCACCGCCCCGCGGAAGTACTTGGTGGTGACGATGTTGGCCGCGTTGACCGACCAGAAGTCCGGGAACTCCACGCCGTGCTGCTCGAAGTTGACCGAGCCGTCCCGCCAGTTCGTCATCACGACGTCGCGCCGCTCCCAGCGGACCTCGTCGTACGGGTGGACACCCGGGGTGGTGAAGATGCGCTTCATCTTCAGGCCCTTGCGCGGGCGCTTGCCCGGGCGACCCCCCGCACCCGACACCGTGCCGCTCACGGTCTCCGTCATGACTTCCCCCTCCCAGGGCCCGATGGAGCCCCTTCTCCGGACCACGCTCGTTGAAACCACATAGTCGCGGTGCGCCGTCGCGCCCCGCCCGCCTCGTCCCGGTCCCCCGGAAGGCGTCTTATTCCTCGCCCCCGGTGCCATGGGCTGCGGTGCCGTGGGCCGCGCGGAGCCGCTCGATCTCCGCCTCGAAGTCCGCCAGCGTCTCGAAGCTGCGGTAGACCGACGCGAAGCGCAGGTAGGCCACCTCGTCGAGATCGCGGAGCGGGCCCAGGATGGCCAGGCCGACCTCGTGGGAGGCGATCTCGGCCGCGCCCGTGCCCCGGATGCTCTCCTCGACGCGCTGCCCGAGCTGGGCGAGGGAGTCCTCGCTGACCGGGCGCCCCTGACAGGCCCGCCGCACGCCGGCGATGACCTTCTCGCGGGAGAACGGCTCGGTGACTCCGCTGCGCTTGCTCACCATCAGCAGTACGGTCTCCTGCGTGGTGAACCTGCGCCCGCACTCGGGACAGGTGCGCCGGCGACGGATCGCCGCCCCGTCCTCTGCCGCGCGGCTGTCCACGACCCGGGTGTCCGGGTGGCGACAGAACGGACAGTGCACTTCATCGCCTCCCTGAACGCACATCCCCGAACACAAGGTGTGGTGAACTTACACCGGTGTGACTACTAGATGTTGTGGTCCAACCGTAGGAGCGCCCGACCTTGAACGCAAGTCGAACCGGCCTTGGGCAAGGAAGTCCCTGCTCCGCCCGCGTGTCGCACCCCGGGTCACGGCCGCATCACGCGCCCCGGCCGTCGTGGAATAGGCCGTTTACGCGCCTTTTCCCGGCCGCTTTTCGTACGGCTTCTGACCTGCGCCTACAGCGGCCGAAGAAGATCGGGGAAATCGAACACGGGATCGATCGAACTCCCGTACGATGAAGGCGGACGGCGAGATCGGCGATTTCGCTGGATATCGAACAATTGTTTGACGGTGATCTTGAATCGCGGTACGGTCGCTCTGTGCGACACGAGGAACACGGATTGAGAGGTGGCATCGTGAGTGACCGAAGTGAGCAGGCGAATGGCGTCAGCGACCTCGCGGTTCGCAGGCGCGACTCGCTTGGCCTCACCCCCAGGCAGCGGAAGATTCTCGAGGTGATCCGCGACTCGGTCCAGCAGCGCGGTTATCCGCCGTCCATGCGGGAGATCGGGGAAGCGGTCCAGCTGACCAGCACCTCCAGCGTGTCGCACCAGCTCACGGCGCTCCAGCGTAAGGGCTACCTCCGGCGTGATCCCCATCGGCCCCGGGCCCTGGAGGTCCGGCTGCCGGGCGAGCCGGTGCTGTGGGTGGACCCCGACGCCACCTCCGAGGAGGAGCCCGGGTTCAGCCGGCCCACCGCGGCCTACGTGCCGCTGGTCGGCCGCATCGCGGCCGGTGGGCCCATCCTCGCCGAGCAGAGCATCGAGGACGTGTTCGCCCTGCCCAAGCAGCTCGTGGGCGAGGGCACGCTGTTCCTGCTCCAGGTCTCCGGCGACTCGATGATCGAGGCCGCCATCGCCGACGGCGACTGGGTCGTGGTCCGGCAGCAGCCGGTCGCCGACAACGGCGACATCGTGGCCGCGATGATCGACGGCGAGGCCACCGTGAAGACCTTCAAGCGCAAGGACGGGCACGTGTGGCTGGTGCCGCACAACCCCAACTACGAGCCGATCCCGGGCGACGAGGCCACCGTGCTCGGCAAGGTCACGGCTGTCCTTCGCAAGCTGTAGCCGCGCCGGCGCCCCGCGGCACGACGGGATCGCGGGGCGCGGCGGCCGCCTTTTCGGCGGTCGTCAACCGGCAATTAGGGTGAGTCGGATGAAGCTCGACTCCCTCTCCCTCGACGCGGCCCGGGGCCGTGACGGAATCAAGTGGGCGCAGGCCGCGCCCGGCGTCATCCCCGCCTGGGTCGCCGACATGGACTTCCCCGTGCCCGACGTGGTCACGGAGGCCATAGCGCGACGCGCCGCCAAGGACCTCGGCTATCCCGCCTGGCTGGACACCCCGACCGCGGGACCACTGGCGGAGGCGTTCGCCGAGCGGATGGAGACGCGGCACGGCTGGCGGGCCGATCCGGCCCACGTGCGGTCCTTCACCGACCTCAACCAGGCTCTCCAGGTGCTGCTGCACGTCCTGACCGAGCCCGGCGACGCCGTGGCACTGCACGTCCCCGCCTACGACCCCTTCCTCACCACCATCACCGGGATGAACCGCCGCCTGGTGCCCATGCCGCTGACGGCCGACGGCAGGTTCGAGGTCCCCGGAGAGCCCGTCAGTGTGCTCCTGCTGGTCAACCCGCAGAACCCGTCGGGCCGTTCGTTCACCCGTGAGGAGCTCGAAGGCGTCGCCGCGTACGCCGATCGGCACGGCACGCTGGTGATCGCCGACGAGATCCACGCCGACCTGACGTACGCCCCGAAGCGGCACATCCCGTTCGCCACGATCCTCCCCGAGCGCACGGTCACGCTGACCTCCGCCAGCAAGGCCTTCAACATGGGCGGACTGCACTGCTCGGTGGCCCACCTCGGCGCGAAGGAGGCCAGGGACGCACTCGGCCGCCAGCCCGCCCACATCTTCGGCGCGCCCAGCGTGCTCGGGGTGGAGGCCACGGTGGCCGCCTGGCGGCACGGCGACGCGTGGCTGGAGGAGGTGCTGGCGATCCTCGACCGCAACCGCAGGCTCGTCGCCGAGCGGCTCCCGTCGGTCGGCTACCGCGTTCCCGAGGCCACCTATCTCGCGTGGCTCGACTTCGGGGTGCCCGGCGCGGCGGCGTTCGTCGAGCGGGAGGCCCGGGTCAGGCTCAACCCGGGCCCGATGTACGGAGGCGGCGACACCTTCGCCCGCCTCAACTTCGCGACATCGGCGGCGATCCTGGAGGAGATCCTGTCGAGGATCGCCGCCGTGCTGACGTGACGCGCCCGCTCAGCTCGCCGTACAGGTGACCGAGGACGGAACGCCGTTGCTGCCCGACCAGCTTCCGTTGAAGCCGAACGCGGTCGAGGCGCCGGCGCCCAGCGTGCCGTTGTAGGACATGTTCGTCACCGTGACGTTGGACCCGCTCGCGCTGAGCGTGCCGTTCCAGAGCTGCGTGATGCTCTGGCCGTTCGGGAAGGACCAGTTCACTGTCCAGCCCGAGATGGCCGACGAACCCGCCTTGACCGTGACCTCGCCCTGGAAGCCGCCGGGATACTCGTTGACGACCTTGTACGTGGCCGTGCAGGTCTTCCCGCCCGGCGACGAGGGAGACGCGGACGGCGACGGGGAGGGAGACGGCGAGGGAGACGGCGATGGGGAGGGCGACCGAGTCGGAGACGCCGACGGCGAGGCCGAGGGCGAGGGCGAGGGCGACACCGGCGGCGTCGGGGTGCCACCACCGCCGGTCGGCGGGATCAGGTAGGGCGAGATGATGCTCTGCTTGGCCTGGTCGACCGTCGCCCAGTCGTCCTTGAGAATGCCGCCCGTGTCACCCGAGTTGGGGTTCCACGACCAGTAGGTGAACGACATGCCGTTCACGCCGGTGCCCATGTACTTCATGAGCTCCTGGAGCCAGATCTTGTCGATGTTGCTGGCGAGCGTCGTGCCGAACTCGCCGACCATGATCGGGGCGATGTTCTGCTTGTAGAGGTAGCCCCAGTACTTGTCCCAGATGGCCGGCATGTTGGCCGGGTAGGACGGGTCGTCGAACCAGTTCTGGTGGAAGACCGAGGTGGCGTACTCGTGGGGCGAGTAGACGAGCCGGTTGGCCACGTTGAGCCGCACCGGATACTGCCCGGCCTTGGTGAGGTTGCCGCCCCACCAGCCGCAGTCCTCGTCGTTGCTGGGGTCGTTGTCCCAGACGTTGGACTCGCCGCCGCTCGGGCAGCTCACGCCCTCCACGAAGATCAGCCAGTTGGGCTGCACGGACAGGATCGCGTTGCCGGCCCGCTCGGCCGCCAGGCGCCAGTCGCGCGACTCGTCGCCGCAGCCCCAGCAGGAGCCCTTCGCGTTCGGGTTGGTGCCGTCGGCGTGCGGCTCGTTGTGCAGGTCGGCCCCGATGACGGTGGGGTTGCCCGCGTAGTGCTGGGCCAGCGACTTCCAGTCGTTGATCCAGGTCGACTCGGGGACGCCGGAGGTGTACCACAGCGCCGTCTGGCCCGCGCTGGTCGGGCGGTGCCGGTCGAGGATGATCCGCATGCCCTTCTGGCCCGCGTAGTCCACGACCTTGTCGAGGATCTGCAGCGGGGACAGGCCGATCAGGTCGGGGTTGGAGTAGGTGTTGACGCTCGTCGCCTGCGCGCCCGGCTTCAGCGCGTCGTCGGAGAACGGCACCCGGATGGTGTTGTAACCGAGGCTCGCCATGAGGTCGAGCTGGCTCTTCCACGGGTTGTTCGCCCACAACCCGTGGAAGGTCTTGTTGTCGGTCTCCATGCCGAACCAGTTGATGCCGGTCAGCCGGACCGTCGCGCCGGTGCTGTCGACGATCTTGTTCCCGCTGGTGTGCAGGTAGCCGGTGCCCGTGCCGGCGGCGTTAGCCGGTGACCCGGTGACGACGAGCACGGTCGCCGCAACCGCGGCGGCGGTCGTCAGCCCGCCGAGAATTCGTCTGTACAAGACGTGCCTCCCACGCGGGGCGCACGCCGACGGCGAGCCATACGGTCAGGCGCGCACCCCAGACCACCGCCGGAGCGGTGGTGGTCGCGGCATGCCCTGACCGCACGCCTACATCGATATGAACTGGTTTTGTGGCTCGGGCGTAATTTTGTCCGGAAGGCCAGTCCATCGTCAACGTCCCGTCACGGCACCATGCCCCGCAGGCAATCGAGCACCATGCTGTGCACGCAATCGAGCACCGTGCTGTGCACGCAATCGAGCACATGCCCCGCACGGCACCATGGCACCGTACGGGGGCACGGGGGCACGGGGGCACGGCGTCACGGCAGCGGCGGCAGCTCCGGCGGAGCGGCCGGCGGCCTGTCCTCGAGCGCCGCCAGGGCCAGCTCCACCGCCCGCGCCAGCTGGGGATCCCGCCCGGCGACCAGGTCCTGCGGCGTCGCGACGACCTCGACGTCCGGGTCGACGCCGTGGTTCTCGACGCCCCACCCCTCGCCCTCCAGCCAGAACGAGTAGCGCGGCTGCGTGACGACGGTCCCGTCCACGAGCGAGTAGCGCGAGTCGATGCCGATCACGCCGCCCCAGGTCCGCGTGCCCACGAGCGGCCCGATGCCGCGGTTCTTGATCCCGGCGCTGACGATGTCGCCGTCCGATCCGGCGAACTCGTCGGTGACGGCCACGACGGGCCCGCGAGGCGCGTCCTCGGGGTAGCGCCCCGGCTCGTATCCCCGGCTGAGCTGCCACCCGGTCACCCGTCGCTGCAGCTTCTCCAGCACCAGCTCGGAGACATGACCGCCGCCGTTGTCGCGGATGTCCACGACAAGCGCGTCGCGGTCCATCTCGGCGCGCAGGTCCCGGTGGAACTGCGCCCAGCCGGTGGACATCATGTCCGGCACGTGTAGGTAGCCGACCCGCCCGCCCGACGCCTCGCGCACGAACGCCCGCCGCCCGGCCACCCAGTCGTGGTAGCGCAGCCGCGTCTCGTCGGCGACCGGCCTGACGACGACCCTGCGGGTCTCGCCGCCGGAGCCGGGCCGTACGGTCAGCTCCACGGGCCGTCCCGCCATCCCGGACAGCAGCGCCAGCGGCCCGCGTACCGGGTCCACCGGGCGCCCGCCGACGGCGACGATCGCGTCGCCCTCGCGTACGGCGACGCCGGGCGCGAGCAGCGGCGAGCGGGCCTCGTGGTCGGAGGACTCCCCCGGCAGGATGCGGCGGATCCGCCACACCCCGCTCTCGTCCCGGGCGAGATCGGCGCCGAGGAGGCCCTGGCGGCGCCGTGGATCGCGGCCCGCGCCGACGGGCCGCGCGTACGCGTGCGAGGTGGCCAGCTCGCCCTGGACCTCCCAGAGCAGGTCGATCAGCTCGGAGTAGGCGCCGATCCGCTCGACGAGGGGGGCGTAGCGGTCGAGCGTGCCCGCCCAGTCGACACCGTTCATGTCCTCCCGCCAGAAGTGGTCGCGCATGAGCCGCCCGGCCTCGTTGTAGGCCTGCCGCCACTCGGCGACCGGGTCGATGGTCACGGCCACGCGGTCCAGGTCGATGGTGACGACCTCGTCGTCCTCGCCGGTGGAGCGGGTCTGCAGGCCGTGTGCGCCGGTGGCCACCAGGCGCGTGCCGTCGCCGCTGACCTCGAAGGCCCCGAACTCCCCGTCCAGCTCGGTGACCTTGCGCTTGACCAGGTCGTAGCGTTCGAGGACCGGCTCGCCGGGCTCGGTGCCGTCGCCGAGCTCGCCGGTGAGCGGGTGACACAGCCACAGCAGGCCGCCCTTGGCGGCGCGCAGGTTGGAGTAGACGCCCGCGGGCACCGGCACGGGCACGATCCGGGCAGCCAGCCCGTCGGCGTCCACCTCGGTCACCCGCGGCGGGTCGGACTTGCCGTCGCTCTTCGCGTCCTGGGTGTTCTCGGAGGCCCGGGAGTCCGCGCCGGCGTCGTCCTCCCCGCCGAAGCCGCGGCCGGTCAGCGAGGGATCGAACGGCGAGGGCGTCGTGGCCTTGAGCGGCACGAGATAGGGCCGGCAACTGGCGGGAAAGGACAGGTCGAAGACGTGCCTGTCGTAGACCGGGTTGAACGTGCGGTCGGACAGGAAGGCCAGGTGCTTGCCGTCCGTCGTGAAGGACGGGCTGTAGTCGTTGAAGCGCGGCGGGGTGACCTCGATCGTGGTGCTGCCGTCCACGCGGGCGAGCTTGAGGTGGTAGCGCCAGGGCTGGTAGGCATGCGCCCACGCGAGCCAGGCCGAGTCGGGCGAGAACGTGAGGTGCTGCACGTCGCCGTGGGTGGTGCGGTCGACCTCACGGACGTTCCCCGAGTCGAGGTCCACCACCAGCAGCCGCCCGTCGTGGGTGGCGACCGCCGCGTGCGTGCCGTCCGGCGCGGCGGCCAGGTCGAGCACCCGGCCGAGCTGCCCGGCGGCCAGGGTGCGGATCTCACCGCCCGGCGTGCCGATCTCCAGCGCGTCCTCGCCGGAGGCGTCCGACACCCAGACGGCCCGGCCGGTCTGCGACTGCGGGGAGGAGCCGAGAGTCCGCGGCAGCCGCACCCGGACGCCGGGCTCGGCGCGCAGCGTGCCTGCGGGGCCGTCGCGGTGGGTCAGCCAGTGGGCGGTGCCGCGGATCTCGACCACGCTGGCCCGCCCGGTGCGGTCCGGGGCGAAACCGCCGACGTTGTTCGGCGCCGGCCGCCTGGCCCTGGCCGGGCGCGGCCCGCTCAGCGTGATGTCCAGCCTGCGCGGCTCGGCGTCGAGGCTGTCCAGCAGCCACAGGTCGCCGGCGAGGCTGTAGACGACGCGGGAGCCGTCCGACGTGGCATGGCGCGCGTAGAAGCCGCGGTGCGTGGTGTGCTGCCGCAGGTCGGAGCCGTCGGGCAGGCAGGAGTAGAGGTTGCCGTCGCCGTCGGTGTCGGCGAGGAAGGCCAGGCGCTCGCCCACCCACATGACCGACCAGTGCTGCGCGGGATCGCCTTCGAACAGGCGGGTGAACTCGCCGTCGCCCGTCGCGTCCACCCAGATCTTGGCCGCCGTGCCGCCGCGGTATCGCTTCCACTGCGACGGCTCGCGCCAGATCGCCGACACGGTCGCCACCCTGGCGCCGCTCACCGCGGTCTCGCTGACCCTGCCGTACGGCAGGGCCGTCGCCGGGCCGCCGTCCAGCGGCACCGCGTGGGCCCACTGCCACGAGCGGGAGCCGTGACCCGCGGCGGTGACGGCCAGCACGTTCCCGTCCTCGGTCCAGCCGCGCACGCCCGTCATGGCGTCGCCCCAGTGGGTGAGCCGCGCGCCCTCGCCGCCCTCCAGGTCGGCGGCGAACACCTCGGGAGCGCCCTCAAGAGTGCTCGTCCAGGCGATGCGGGTGCCGTCAGGGGAGAACCGGGGATGCGAGACCTCGACCCGATCGGCCGTGAACCGCCACGCCCTGCCGCCTCCCGCGGGCGCCAGCCAGACGTCGTCGTCCGCCACGAACGTGAGGAGGTCGCCGTTCAGATGGGGGTATCTCAGGTATGCGCCATTAGCCACGTGCGCACCCTATTCCGAACGACGACGGCTCCGCCGTACCGGGCAGGTTCGATCACGGTACGGCGGAGCCGGGGTCACCCGTTACGGGACGACGTTGACGAGCTTGGGCGCCCGCACGATCACCTTGCGCGGCTCGCCGTCCAGGTAGGGGCGGACCTTGTCCGACGCCAGGGCCAGGGCCTGCAGGTCGGCCTCGGAGATGTCCGGGGAGACCTCCAGCCGGTCGCGGACCTTGCCCGCCACCTGCACCACCGCCGTGACCGACTCCTGGACCAGCAGCGCCGGGTCGGCCTCGGGCCAGCCGGCCTTGGCGACCGACGGCGCGTGCCCGAGCCGCTCCCAGCCCTCCTCCGCGCAGTACGGCGCGACCAGCGACAGCATGATCGCCAGGGTCTCGGCGGCCTCGCGGACGGCCGGGTCGGCCGCGCCGGGCCCGGAGTCGATCGCCCGGCGGGTGGCCGTGGTCAGCTCCATCATGCGGGCCACCGCGACGTTGAACCGGTAGCTCTCGACGAGCTTGGTCACCTCGTCGATGGTCCGGTGGGTCACCTTGCGCAGCTCGACGTCGCCGGTGGAGAAGTCCACGCCGGGCGCGCTGGCGGCACCGGCCTCGGCCATCACGCGGAACGCGCGGGCGAGGAACTTCTGCGACGCGGCCGGCGAGACGTCGGCCCAGTCGATGTCGTCCTCCGGCGGCCCGGCGAAGATCATCGTCAGCCGGACGGCGTCCACGCCGTACGTGTCGATCTGCTCGCCGAGGTCCACGCCGTTGCCCAGCGACTTCGACATCGCCTTGCCCCGGTTGATGACCTGGCCCTGGTTGAGCAGGCGCTCGAAGGGCTCGGTGAAGTCGACCAGGCCCATGTCGTGCAGGACCTTGGTGAAGAACCGCGCGTACAGCAGGTGGAGCACGGCGTGCTCGACGCCACCCACGTACTGGTCGATCGGCCCCCACTTGCGGACCTTCTCGACGTCGAACGGCCCGTCCTCGTAGTGCGGGTCGCAGTAACGCAGGTAGTACCACGACGAGTCGACGAAGGTGTCCATCGTGTCGGTGTCCCGCTGGGCGGGGCCGCCGCACTTGGGGCACGCGACGTTGACCCACTCGGTGGCCGCGGCCAGCGGCGAGACGCCCTTCGGCTGCAGGGCCGCGCCGCGCAGGTCGGGCAGCGTGACCGGGAGCTGCTCGTCCGGCACCGGGACCTCGCCGCAGTCCGGGCAGTGGATGATCGGGATCGGCGTGCCCCAGAACCGCTGCCGCGACAGCAGCCAGTCGCGCAGGCGGTAGTTCACCGCGGCCCTGCCGGTGCCGCGCTCCTCCAGGACCTCGATGATCTTCTTGATCGCCTCGGTCTTCGTCAGCCCGTCCAGCGGGCCGGAGTTGACCAGCGTGCCCTCGCCGGGCGTGGCGATGCCGGTCTCGCCCGGATCGGCGAGGCCGGTGTGCACGACGACCTTGACCGGCAGGCCGAACTTCCGCGCGAAGTCGAGGTCGCGCTGGTCGTGCGCCGGCACCGCCATGATCGCGCCGTGGCCGTAGTCGGACAGCACGTAGTCGGCCGCCCAGACCGGGATGCGCTCCCCGTTGACCGGGTTGATCGCGTACGTGCCCAGGAAGACGCCGGTCTTCTCCTTCTCCGTGGACAGCCGCTCGATGTCGGAGAGCTTGGCGACCTCGGCGCGGTAGGCGGCCAGCGCCTCCGCCTGCTCGGGGGCGCAGATCTCCTCCGCCAGCGGGGCGTCCGCGGCCACGACGAAGAACGTCGCGCCGTACAGCGTGTCGGGGCGCGTGGTGTAGACGGTGACCGGCTCGTCGCGGCCCTCGATGCGGAACTGGACGTCGGCGCCGGTGGAGCGGCCGATCCAGTTGCGCTGCATGGTGAGGATGCGCTCGGGCCAGCCGCCCTCGATCTGCGCCATGTCGTCGAGCAGCCGGTCGGCGTAGTCAGTGATCTTGAAGTACCACTGCGTCAGCTCGCGGCGGATCACGTCGGCACCGCAGCGCTCGCACTTGCCCGCCACGACCTGCTCGTTGGCGAGCACGGTCTGGTCCTGCGGGCACCAGTTGACCAGGCCGCCCTTGCGGTAGGCCAGGCCCCGCTCGTAGAAGCGGGTGAACAGCCACTGGTTCCAGCGGTAGTACTCCGCGTCGCTGGTGTGCAGGCGTCGCGACCAGTCGAAGGAGATGGCGTAGCGCTTGAACGAGTTCGCCTGCGTCTCGATGTTCTTGTACGTCCACTCGGCGGGGTGGGCGTTGCGCTTGATGGCCGCGTTCTCGGCGGGCAGGCCGAAGGAGTCCCACCCGATCGGATGCAGGACGTTGTAGCCCTTCTGGAACCAGTAGCGCGCGACGACGTCGCCGATCGCGAAGACCTCGCCGTGCCCCATGTGGAGGTCGCCGGAGGGGTAGGGGAACATGTCGAGCATGTACTTGCGCGGCCTGGTGTCCGCGAGGTCCTCGACCGCCGCGAAGGGGTTCAGCTCCTCCCACCGCGGCAGCCACTTGGCCTGCAGCGCCTCCGGGTCGTACACCGGCTCGTCCACTTCCACTCCTCGCCAGGCGGCTGGAATCACACACAGATGATGGCGTCCGCCGGGGGCAGGTCCCTGCGTCACAGTCGAGGCAGCCCCGTCTCCGCGCTCTCGCGCTCCGAGGCGGCTGCCCGCTCAGCGGGGTGGCGGCACGCATGTCAAGCGTAGCGCAGACCACAACCGGGTCGCCGATCGATCTTGCGGGCTGACCTCGCGTGTCAGAGCGCGATACACGATGGTGATAGTTCCGTTGTGGGCTCTTATGTCCATTCCCCTACTGTGCTTCTGTGGCCAACTCATTTCCGCCCGCGGATTTGCCGATGCAGGACCCGCCCACCGACCCCACAGGTGAGCAGTTCCGAGAGGCATTCCGCGGTTTCGCTGCGGCAGCCCCCGGCTCGCATGAGATCATGCCAGGCACCCCCAATTCGGGCATGATCTCGGGAGGTACCGTGCCCACGGACCGCAGCGAACACCAGCGGGAGCCGTCGTGGCCGGAGATCCCGCCTGCCTGGCCCGAGGCGCCACCTCCGTCCTCGTCATCCTTCACCCCGACCGTCAGGTCGTTCGTCGAGGGGACGCCGGGGACGCCCCAGCAGTCCGCGGACGCGACCGCGACCATGGCGGGGGGCCCGCTTCCGGGCGCGGCTCCGGAGCGGTCCTACCCCGCCTTCACCCGGGACGGCTACAGCGGCTCGGGGGGCGCCGGAGGCACGGAGAACTTCCGCGGCGGGGAGAACTTCGGCCGTACGGAGAGATTCGGCGGCGCTGAAGGCTTCGGTGGCGCGGAGAGATTCGGGAGCGCGGAGAGATTCGG
This region includes:
- the leuS gene encoding leucine--tRNA ligase, yielding MDEPVYDPEALQAKWLPRWEELNPFAAVEDLADTRPRKYMLDMFPYPSGDLHMGHGEVFAIGDVVARYWFQKGYNVLHPIGWDSFGLPAENAAIKRNAHPAEWTYKNIETQANSFKRYAISFDWSRRLHTSDAEYYRWNQWLFTRFYERGLAYRKGGLVNWCPQDQTVLANEQVVAGKCERCGADVIRRELTQWYFKITDYADRLLDDMAQIEGGWPERILTMQRNWIGRSTGADVQFRIEGRDEPVTVYTTRPDTLYGATFFVVAADAPLAEEICAPEQAEALAAYRAEVAKLSDIERLSTEKEKTGVFLGTYAINPVNGERIPVWAADYVLSDYGHGAIMAVPAHDQRDLDFARKFGLPVKVVVHTGLADPGETGIATPGEGTLVNSGPLDGLTKTEAIKKIIEVLEERGTGRAAVNYRLRDWLLSRQRFWGTPIPIIHCPDCGEVPVPDEQLPVTLPDLRGAALQPKGVSPLAAATEWVNVACPKCGGPAQRDTDTMDTFVDSSWYYLRYCDPHYEDGPFDVEKVRKWGPIDQYVGGVEHAVLHLLYARFFTKVLHDMGLVDFTEPFERLLNQGQVINRGKAMSKSLGNGVDLGEQIDTYGVDAVRLTMIFAGPPEDDIDWADVSPAASQKFLARAFRVMAEAGAASAPGVDFSTGDVELRKVTHRTIDEVTKLVESYRFNVAVARMMELTTATRRAIDSGPGAADPAVREAAETLAIMLSLVAPYCAEEGWERLGHAPSVAKAGWPEADPALLVQESVTAVVQVAGKVRDRLEVSPDISEADLQALALASDKVRPYLDGEPRKVIVRAPKLVNVVP